From the genome of Hymenobacter cellulosilyticus, one region includes:
- a CDS encoding DUF1684 domain-containing protein, whose translation MGVRRLSFVNAGPTKYGIPTAGPLHRPSDPVVVLDFNQAYNPYCAYAASGKCSCPIPPTENRLPVAIRAGVRSDH comes from the coding sequence ATGGGGGTGCGGCGGCTTTCTTTTGTTAACGCGGGGCCAACGAAATACGGGATACCTACGGCGGGGCCGCTACATCGACCTTCGGATCCTGTGGTAGTGCTCGACTTCAACCAGGCCTATAACCCATACTGCGCTTACGCGGCTAGCGGCAAGTGCTCCTGCCCAATACCACCGACCGAAAATCGTCTGCCCGTAGCTATTCGGGCCGGGGTGCGTAGCGACCATTAA
- a CDS encoding TPM domain-containing protein, whose product MTNPITPEQEAALVAAIRQAEITTSGEIRVHLEDTCPTPEPLDRAAQVFAELGMHNTAQRNGVLFYLAWQTRQFAVIGDSGINAAVSDDFWETTKETVLEHFRAGKYVVGLERGVRMVGEQLKRYFPYNAKTDKNELDDSISYGDPAPPRV is encoded by the coding sequence ATGACCAATCCTATTACCCCGGAGCAGGAAGCCGCGTTGGTGGCCGCCATCCGGCAAGCCGAAATCACCACCTCCGGGGAAATTCGGGTGCATCTGGAAGATACCTGCCCCACGCCTGAGCCCCTGGACCGCGCCGCCCAGGTGTTTGCCGAGCTGGGCATGCACAATACCGCCCAGCGCAACGGCGTGCTGTTTTACTTGGCCTGGCAAACCCGGCAGTTTGCCGTCATCGGCGACTCGGGCATCAACGCGGCCGTGTCCGACGACTTCTGGGAAACGACCAAGGAAACCGTGCTGGAGCATTTCCGGGCCGGCAAGTACGTGGTAGGCCTGGAGCGGGGTGTGCGCATGGTGGGCGAGCAGCTTAAGCGCTACTTTCCTTACAACGCCAAGACCGACAAAAACGAGCTTGACGATTCTATTTCCTACGGCGACCCTGCGCCGCCACGCGTATGA
- a CDS encoding DUF4272 domain-containing protein, which translates to MSEEFKFQTKTESEGKVLMLGGRICDWLPILDTPALRAVEEVKGRMSVLNALINISFQAPIDIIRDWLTRHDLLVFLSPEEEALLDKDNDELTEQELINLRWSLESLWAMMWATGMTDELQPTEWCGDDMASLLPNLEQNEDNTKLAQVQALRPAAELYRMLDYYYRLHWYCVDERLNGREALVSESLVYERRKALEWIFNRAEEWDNVEMST; encoded by the coding sequence ATGAGCGAGGAATTTAAGTTTCAAACCAAAACGGAGTCGGAGGGCAAGGTGCTGATGCTGGGCGGCCGGATCTGTGACTGGCTCCCGATACTGGACACGCCGGCCCTGCGCGCCGTGGAAGAAGTGAAAGGCCGAATGAGCGTGCTGAACGCGCTAATCAACATTTCCTTTCAGGCGCCTATTGACATTATCCGCGACTGGCTGACCCGGCACGATTTGCTGGTATTCCTCTCGCCGGAGGAAGAAGCACTGCTTGACAAAGACAACGACGAGCTAACCGAGCAGGAGCTAATAAACCTGCGCTGGAGTCTGGAAAGTCTCTGGGCCATGATGTGGGCTACCGGCATGACCGACGAGCTGCAACCCACCGAGTGGTGCGGCGACGACATGGCTTCCCTGCTCCCGAACCTGGAACAGAACGAAGACAACACCAAGCTGGCGCAGGTCCAGGCGCTCCGCCCGGCTGCCGAGCTCTACCGCATGCTCGACTACTATTACCGGCTGCACTGGTACTGCGTGGATGAGCGCCTGAACGGCCGCGAAGCCCTGGTGTCGGAAAGCCTGGTGTATGAGCGCCGCAAGGCCCTGGAATGGATTTTCAACCGGGCCGAGGAGTGGGACAACGTGGAGATGAGTACCTAG
- a CDS encoding TPM domain-containing protein: MLLLGLVLSASLTFAQQVPPRPSPPRLVNDLAGMLQPAEEEALERKLVAYNDSTSSQIAVVTVPTLGDDDIANYSQTLYESWGIGQKGKNNGVLVLVAEKEHLARIQTGYGLEGAIPDALAKRIISNTIIPAFKEQRYYEGLDRATDQLIALAKGEYQADQAPVRQQQRRGESGGSGWMFWLVIGVIVLFILMRSRGGGGGRGGGFRGGMMPPIIFGDFSGGRGVFGGGGFGGGFGGGGGGGFGGFGAVPPAAAGPAAAGKLISQFLAKRKRPEPTWFRPFSFYTNNFYSTTTRRVTGPLA, encoded by the coding sequence TTGCTGCTGCTAGGGCTGGTGCTAAGCGCCAGCCTGACGTTTGCGCAGCAGGTGCCGCCCCGGCCCAGCCCGCCCCGCTTGGTGAATGACCTGGCCGGCATGCTGCAGCCCGCCGAAGAGGAAGCTCTGGAACGGAAGCTGGTGGCCTACAACGATTCCACATCCTCCCAGATTGCCGTTGTGACCGTGCCCACACTAGGCGACGATGACATTGCCAACTACTCCCAGACGCTTTATGAAAGCTGGGGCATTGGGCAAAAAGGCAAAAACAACGGCGTGCTGGTGCTGGTAGCTGAAAAGGAGCACCTGGCCCGCATCCAAACCGGCTACGGCTTGGAAGGAGCTATTCCGGATGCCCTGGCCAAGCGTATTATCTCCAACACCATCATTCCAGCTTTTAAGGAGCAGCGGTACTACGAGGGCCTGGACCGGGCCACCGACCAACTTATTGCCCTGGCTAAGGGCGAGTACCAGGCCGACCAGGCCCCGGTGCGGCAACAGCAGCGCCGCGGCGAATCCGGCGGCTCGGGCTGGATGTTCTGGCTGGTTATCGGCGTCATTGTGCTCTTTATCCTGATGCGCAGCCGCGGTGGTGGCGGGGGCCGGGGCGGCGGATTCCGCGGCGGCATGATGCCGCCCATCATCTTCGGCGACTTCAGCGGCGGCCGCGGCGTGTTTGGCGGTGGCGGCTTCGGCGGAGGATTTGGCGGCGGCGGAGGCGGTGGTTTCGGCGGCTTCGGGGCGGTTCCTCCGGCGGCGGCGGGGCCAGCGGCAGCTGGTAAGCTCATTTCGCAGTTTCTAGCAAAACGAAAAAGGCCTGAACCAACATGGTTCAGGCCTTTTTCTTTCTACACAAATAACTTTTACTCGACCACCACGCGGCGAGTCACGGGGCCACTGGCGTAG
- a CDS encoding LemA family protein produces MKRLFLYLIGLVVLLSQSSCGYNTMVSKDQAVKAQWANVQSAYQRRSDLIPNLVNTVKGAANFEKTTLTDVINARAKATSVQLSAENLTPENIKQFQEAQSQVSSGLGRLLAVSENYPELKANANFQELQAQIEGTENRINVERNKFNTVTNDYNGTVKSFPNNIFAGMFGFKEKPYFEADAASQKAPTVQF; encoded by the coding sequence ATGAAACGTCTTTTTCTGTACCTAATCGGGCTGGTAGTGCTGCTGAGCCAATCGTCCTGCGGCTACAACACCATGGTGTCGAAGGACCAGGCCGTGAAAGCCCAGTGGGCCAACGTGCAGAGTGCCTATCAGCGCCGCTCCGACCTGATTCCAAACTTGGTGAATACCGTGAAAGGTGCCGCCAACTTTGAAAAAACGACGCTGACCGATGTCATCAATGCCCGCGCCAAGGCTACCAGCGTGCAGCTCTCGGCCGAAAACCTGACGCCCGAGAATATCAAGCAGTTTCAGGAAGCCCAAAGCCAGGTTAGCTCCGGTCTGGGTCGCCTGCTGGCCGTGTCGGAAAACTACCCCGAGCTGAAGGCCAACGCCAACTTCCAGGAGTTGCAGGCTCAGATTGAGGGCACCGAAAACCGCATCAACGTGGAACGCAACAAGTTCAACACCGTCACCAACGACTACAACGGCACGGTGAAGTCTTTCCCCAACAACATTTTCGCCGGGATGTTCGGCTTTAAGGAGAAACCCTATTTCGAAGCTGACGCCGCTTCGCAAAAGGCGCCTACCGTACAGTTCTAA
- a CDS encoding T9SS type A sorting domain-containing protein, translating into MKKPLHLLLLLLGASYSGRVAAQVPDASFASNGVYAPAEVYSSLQQGDGKRVISGSFTRINGTAAYALARFDATGALDLGFTQNVGRASEILKVHLLASSQYLLVSTFDTVRAGGLTRLNLLRLNADGTADASFNTGGLAMAQGKRGWIDDAQELNNGQILAAGYFDSFNGAAVSNIMRLNSDGTVDTSYKLGTDPSEEITTLVKQPDGKILLCGYFNSFDGRPCPGLARLNADGSFDTSFVPALAMGSTTANITVQPNGKLLVDGVLGLASGVASLARLNADGSLDNTFTFPRISTLALSQPYFNNTVQVQPDGKILIGGSFSLANGGPGNGIARLNADGSTDASFQVGTGIGNTGSIGRPYTLTLQANGTVLVGGPFYLFGSRDDAPLVQLTSTGALDPTFAPTVLKPANIGNIVQQADGKLVVSGNFTEFNGQRVHRLARLTANGALDAAFSTTVGTSLLTPTTAVPQPNGKIIVTTSTTVRRYNADGTLDPSFAAVTVTGGSINARPVLQPDGKILIGGSFTQVGNVNVYERPVARLNPDGTVDTSFNLEEISNLDGISTVYALGLQADGKVVVGALHNIWDLYMSRYSSTGALDNTFAVTAVTNPGTNRLGAVYDIVQQPDGKMLVGGPFEKYGTASYSGLVRLTSNGVPDPAFAQVAPLRGVINRVVVQPNNRILLGGNFVSTAVPAHNSLMRLLPDGQIDASFAPTAKPDATVRAIVVQQDGKIVLGGEFTRISNQASISIARIMASNVLVITEKQLEARTQAWPVPTHGTLNLSLDAVAQPESVQLLDNLGRTVLSQKVTQAETTLPLRQVKAGVYLLRVNYASGPVTRRVVVE; encoded by the coding sequence ATGAAAAAACCCTTACACCTTTTATTACTTCTTCTGGGCGCCAGCTACAGCGGGCGGGTAGCCGCGCAGGTGCCTGATGCCTCCTTTGCCAGCAACGGCGTGTATGCGCCGGCCGAGGTATACTCGTCGTTGCAACAAGGCGACGGTAAACGCGTCATCAGTGGCTCTTTTACCCGCATTAACGGTACGGCTGCCTACGCGCTGGCCCGCTTTGATGCCACTGGAGCTCTGGATCTGGGCTTTACTCAAAACGTGGGCAGGGCCAGCGAAATTCTGAAAGTCCATCTGCTGGCTAGCTCCCAGTACCTGTTAGTTTCTACCTTCGACACCGTGCGCGCCGGTGGGCTTACCCGCCTGAACCTGTTACGCCTCAATGCTGACGGTACCGCCGATGCCAGCTTCAACACGGGAGGCTTGGCTATGGCGCAGGGTAAGAGAGGTTGGATAGATGATGCCCAGGAGCTGAACAACGGTCAGATTCTGGCGGCGGGCTACTTTGATAGCTTTAATGGAGCTGCCGTCAGCAACATCATGCGCCTCAACAGCGACGGTACAGTAGACACTAGCTACAAGCTCGGCACCGACCCAAGCGAGGAAATAACGACCCTGGTAAAGCAGCCCGATGGCAAGATTCTGCTTTGTGGCTACTTTAATTCGTTCGATGGCCGTCCCTGTCCGGGCCTAGCTCGCCTCAATGCGGATGGCAGCTTCGATACCAGCTTCGTACCAGCCCTGGCAATGGGTAGCACCACGGCCAACATAACGGTGCAGCCCAATGGTAAGCTCCTTGTAGATGGAGTGCTTGGTTTGGCCTCCGGTGTAGCAAGCTTGGCCCGACTAAATGCCGACGGCTCGCTGGATAACACTTTTACTTTCCCCAGAATAAGCACGCTTGCCCTGAGCCAGCCGTATTTCAACAACACGGTGCAAGTGCAGCCCGATGGCAAAATTCTCATTGGTGGCTCTTTCTCGTTAGCTAATGGTGGTCCGGGCAATGGAATAGCCCGCCTGAATGCCGACGGTAGTACCGATGCTTCCTTTCAAGTAGGTACCGGCATAGGCAATACAGGCAGCATTGGTCGTCCATATACGCTGACCCTGCAAGCCAATGGAACGGTGCTGGTGGGCGGCCCCTTCTATCTGTTTGGTTCTCGCGATGATGCTCCGCTGGTGCAGCTTACCAGCACGGGGGCTCTTGACCCTACTTTTGCTCCCACGGTGCTAAAACCGGCTAACATTGGCAACATCGTTCAGCAAGCCGATGGAAAACTGGTTGTTTCCGGCAACTTCACAGAATTCAATGGGCAACGGGTGCACCGCCTGGCCCGCCTAACAGCCAATGGGGCATTGGACGCAGCATTTAGCACTACGGTAGGAACGTCTCTGTTGACTCCAACCACGGCCGTACCCCAGCCCAACGGCAAAATTATTGTCACTACCAGTACAACGGTGAGGCGGTATAATGCCGACGGGACCCTTGACCCCAGTTTTGCTGCCGTCACTGTCACCGGTGGCTCAATAAACGCCCGGCCGGTGTTGCAGCCCGATGGAAAAATCCTGATTGGGGGCTCTTTCACACAGGTAGGTAATGTGAACGTGTACGAGAGGCCAGTAGCCCGGCTCAACCCCGACGGTACGGTCGATACTTCTTTCAACCTGGAAGAAATATCAAATCTTGACGGGATTAGTACCGTGTATGCTTTAGGATTGCAGGCCGATGGCAAGGTCGTAGTAGGGGCTTTACACAACATTTGGGATCTGTATATGAGCCGGTATTCCAGCACCGGAGCTCTGGATAATACCTTTGCCGTTACGGCCGTAACGAACCCTGGTACCAACCGTTTAGGCGCTGTATATGACATCGTGCAGCAGCCCGATGGCAAGATGCTGGTGGGCGGGCCGTTTGAAAAATACGGTACCGCTTCGTACTCGGGCCTGGTACGCCTGACCAGCAACGGCGTGCCCGATCCGGCCTTCGCCCAGGTGGCTCCCTTGCGCGGCGTAATCAACCGAGTGGTGGTACAGCCCAACAACCGTATCCTGCTTGGGGGTAACTTTGTAAGCACCGCAGTGCCGGCCCACAACAGCCTCATGCGCCTGCTCCCCGATGGACAGATTGATGCCAGTTTCGCGCCTACAGCCAAGCCCGATGCTACGGTCCGAGCCATTGTAGTGCAGCAAGACGGCAAGATCGTGCTTGGCGGAGAGTTTACCCGAATCAGCAACCAGGCCAGCATCAGCATCGCCCGTATTATGGCCTCGAATGTGCTGGTGATAACTGAGAAACAACTCGAAGCCCGCACCCAGGCCTGGCCCGTGCCCACTCACGGAACTTTGAATCTCTCCCTCGACGCTGTTGCTCAGCCAGAGTCGGTGCAGCTGCTCGACAATCTGGGCCGCACGGTGCTGAGCCAGAAAGTCACGCAGGCCGAAACGACCTTGCCTTTGCGGCAGGTGAAAGCTGGGGTGTATCTGCTCCGCGTCAACTACGCCAGTGGCCCCGTGACTCGCCGCGTGGTGGTCGAGTAA
- a CDS encoding sugar phosphate nucleotidyltransferase: protein MKAVIPVAGIGSRLRPHTHTQPKSLVPVAGNTILGHIIDRLQDAGIDEFVFIIGYLGEKIESYVRRYYPQLRSTFVIQEPREGIGHALWLARDTFRHDQDGVLIMLGDTIVDVDLRELLRTEGNVLAVKEVKTPSIFGVVETSNSGRVTKVIEKPRIPKSNYALVGLYKIADPAWLASALERIIEQDLRTHNEFQLTDALMLMIQDGAQMTTAPVDHWFDCGRKDSLLEANAKLLNRPEFLGNKYPEFPDTIIIPPVSIGKDCQISHSIIGPNVAIGDRTIVKNTILSDSIIGSYSELRQAVMHDCIVGSDASFRGLNHSLNIGDNTEIDYS from the coding sequence ATGAAAGCTGTTATCCCCGTCGCTGGTATCGGTTCCCGGTTGCGCCCCCACACCCACACCCAGCCCAAGTCGCTGGTACCGGTGGCCGGCAATACCATTCTGGGTCATATCATTGACCGCCTGCAGGACGCCGGAATCGATGAGTTTGTGTTCATCATCGGCTACCTGGGCGAAAAAATTGAAAGCTACGTTCGGCGCTACTACCCACAGCTGCGCTCCACCTTCGTTATCCAGGAGCCGCGCGAAGGCATCGGGCACGCCCTGTGGCTGGCCCGCGACACCTTCCGCCACGACCAGGACGGGGTGCTCATCATGCTCGGCGACACCATCGTGGACGTGGACCTGCGCGAGCTACTCCGCACCGAAGGCAACGTGCTGGCCGTGAAGGAGGTCAAGACGCCGTCAATATTCGGGGTGGTGGAAACCAGCAACAGCGGCCGGGTAACCAAGGTGATTGAGAAGCCCCGGATTCCGAAGTCGAACTACGCGCTGGTGGGCTTGTACAAGATTGCCGACCCGGCCTGGCTGGCTTCGGCCCTGGAGCGAATCATCGAGCAGGACCTGCGCACCCACAACGAGTTCCAGCTCACCGACGCGCTGATGCTCATGATTCAGGACGGCGCCCAGATGACCACCGCGCCCGTAGACCACTGGTTTGACTGCGGCCGCAAAGACTCCCTGCTCGAAGCCAACGCCAAGCTGCTCAACCGACCCGAATTCCTGGGCAATAAGTACCCCGAATTTCCGGATACCATCATTATTCCGCCGGTCAGCATCGGCAAGGACTGCCAGATTTCGCACTCCATCATCGGGCCCAACGTGGCCATCGGCGACCGGACCATCGTGAAAAACACCATCCTGAGCGACTCCATTATTGGCTCCTACAGCGAGCTACGCCAGGCCGTGATGCACGACTGTATCGTGGGCTCCGACGCCTCGTTCCGGGGCCTGAACCACAGCCTCAACATCGGCGACAACACCGAAATCGACTACAGCTAG
- a CDS encoding T9SS type A sorting domain-containing protein, which translates to MSSGQVLVAGAFTTFGTTARTNLVRLNANGTIDPSFDATLTTGQVSAIYEQADGKIIAAGIGNQVAGTNLNTLFRLNPNGSLDNSFNATAGQIDAVVQSFLVQPDGKLIISGSFSQVYGQSRPSIARITASGVLAVANQQLDARTQAWPVPAHETLNLSLDAAAKPESVELLDALGRVVLTRRATAPELALPVRQLKAGVYLLRVRYATGPVTRRVVIE; encoded by the coding sequence CTGAGTAGTGGTCAGGTATTGGTGGCGGGCGCATTCACCACCTTTGGTACCACAGCCCGCACCAATCTGGTGCGGCTCAATGCCAACGGCACCATTGATCCAAGCTTCGACGCCACCCTAACCACGGGTCAGGTTTCCGCCATTTACGAGCAGGCCGACGGTAAAATCATTGCTGCCGGCATTGGCAATCAAGTAGCCGGCACCAACCTGAACACCCTGTTTCGCCTGAACCCGAACGGCAGCCTCGACAACAGCTTTAACGCCACTGCTGGCCAGATCGACGCCGTTGTGCAGTCCTTCCTGGTGCAGCCCGATGGTAAGCTGATTATTAGCGGCAGCTTCAGCCAGGTATATGGGCAAAGCCGTCCGTCAATAGCCCGCATTACGGCGTCCGGCGTACTGGCCGTGGCCAATCAGCAGTTGGACGCCCGCACCCAGGCTTGGCCGGTGCCCGCGCACGAAACCCTGAACCTGAGCCTGGATGCAGCGGCCAAACCGGAGTCGGTGGAACTGCTCGACGCGCTGGGCCGCGTGGTCCTGACCCGCCGCGCTACTGCCCCTGAGCTAGCGCTGCCCGTGCGCCAGCTTAAGGCCGGGGTATACCTCCTACGTGTACGCTATGCCACGGGCCCCGTCACCCGCCGCGTGGTAATCGAATAA
- a CDS encoding T9SS type A sorting domain-containing protein yields the protein MADIDQPATVAAMLRQADGRYIISGNFQKVNGTAATGLIRLNAAGVLDQSFTTAAAVQTPPDALRLLPSGRILLFSPGTLTVGGQAFRNLVQLNADGTLGPALATGTGTNNFGAQAVAVQPDGKILLGGLFTSFNGVAAPYLVRLNADGSVDTPFMTNLGTSFTGGVRTMVVQPDGKIVLGGHFQNFNGTGRHLLVRLNADGTYDNSFVPAVTGGPDAYVAHLALDPRNNDVIVEGVLLRFTTGGARSLFRLKTDGSADSQFSPGLGHTGCYLNNLTGNDQMTVDAQGRIVLGGCFEKFLGSPASPVTSLVRLQPDGQLDAQFATGPTLLGSINNVQLEPDGGVTVAGNLRAAFGLPGASVVRLTATAQPDLAFQPELVTPGRVAKLLRQADGKLLVGGRFTSIQGQRVSNIARLNADGSRDASFATTGPNAAVEALAQQPDGKILIGGRFSEVASNPAALVARLEADGRYDASFAAGFVHNGTSSQITAVALQPDGKVLVGGVSLTYTGTFGDALHRLLPTGQLDQAYENNLQANPKQVQVLSLKVLADGRAYVGGSFTPSNGSAYTGSGLLRLLADGRPDAGFTPGTSSVSVVVNDVLPLANGQVLVGGHFSNYNGASRVNMVRLNADGSADPGFNANMASSAISSTGVSFIAPQPNGRLLIGSGLTMRINGVNQGTLMRLLPNGDLDASFANSTTLVNGQVNSAIVQPSGEIIVGGQFSQIAGQTRWSVARLTAPQVLAAEPTVADATTGIWPSPAHDQLHLRLNMTLQPRQVELLDLTGRCLRQTAAPQASTELSVRGLAAGVYLLRVHYAAGPMTRRIVVE from the coding sequence GTGGCCGATATCGATCAGCCCGCGACCGTGGCAGCTATGCTGCGGCAGGCTGATGGTCGGTACATCATCAGTGGTAACTTCCAGAAAGTGAATGGCACGGCTGCTACTGGGCTTATCCGGCTGAATGCTGCTGGAGTGCTGGATCAGAGTTTTACCACGGCCGCTGCGGTGCAAACTCCACCCGATGCCCTGCGCCTTTTACCCTCCGGACGAATTCTGCTCTTCAGCCCGGGTACGCTCACCGTGGGTGGTCAGGCTTTTCGCAACCTTGTGCAGCTGAATGCTGATGGTACGCTGGGGCCGGCGCTGGCCACGGGTACGGGCACCAACAACTTTGGCGCCCAGGCAGTAGCCGTGCAGCCGGATGGTAAGATTCTGCTCGGTGGGTTGTTCACGTCTTTCAACGGGGTAGCCGCGCCCTACCTGGTACGCCTAAACGCTGACGGAAGCGTGGATACGCCGTTTATGACCAACCTGGGCACCAGCTTTACGGGCGGAGTAAGAACGATGGTAGTGCAGCCCGACGGTAAAATCGTGCTCGGCGGGCATTTCCAGAATTTCAACGGCACGGGCCGCCACCTGCTGGTGCGCCTGAATGCTGATGGTACCTATGACAACAGTTTTGTACCGGCCGTAACGGGTGGCCCCGATGCCTACGTGGCTCACCTGGCCCTGGACCCCCGCAACAATGACGTGATTGTGGAAGGCGTGCTACTGCGGTTCACCACGGGAGGGGCTCGGTCCCTGTTCCGCCTGAAAACGGATGGCAGCGCCGACTCGCAGTTTTCCCCTGGGTTGGGCCATACTGGGTGCTACCTGAACAACTTGACCGGCAACGACCAAATGACCGTCGATGCCCAGGGGCGTATTGTGCTGGGCGGCTGCTTCGAGAAATTTTTAGGTTCCCCTGCTTCGCCTGTTACCAGCTTAGTGCGTTTGCAGCCCGACGGGCAACTCGACGCGCAGTTTGCTACCGGGCCTACGCTGCTGGGCTCTATTAACAACGTGCAGCTGGAGCCCGATGGCGGCGTAACGGTGGCCGGGAATCTAAGAGCAGCCTTTGGCCTGCCCGGGGCCAGTGTGGTACGGCTCACCGCTACGGCCCAGCCCGACCTGGCTTTTCAGCCGGAACTGGTAACTCCCGGCCGCGTGGCCAAGCTACTCCGGCAGGCGGATGGCAAGCTGCTGGTCGGGGGCCGCTTTACCAGTATTCAGGGGCAGAGGGTTAGCAATATAGCGCGTCTGAATGCCGATGGTTCCCGCGACGCCTCCTTTGCCACCACGGGGCCCAACGCCGCTGTGGAGGCGCTGGCCCAGCAGCCCGACGGCAAAATCCTGATTGGCGGCCGCTTCTCGGAAGTGGCCAGCAACCCTGCTGCTCTGGTAGCGCGGCTAGAGGCCGATGGCCGCTACGATGCGTCATTTGCGGCGGGCTTTGTGCATAATGGTACCAGTAGTCAGATAACCGCTGTAGCCCTGCAGCCCGACGGCAAGGTGCTGGTTGGCGGGGTTAGCCTGACTTATACGGGTACCTTTGGCGACGCGCTGCACCGGTTGTTGCCCACGGGCCAGCTCGATCAGGCCTATGAAAACAACCTGCAGGCTAATCCAAAGCAAGTTCAGGTATTGAGCCTGAAGGTTCTGGCCGACGGCCGGGCCTACGTGGGCGGCTCCTTCACGCCCTCCAATGGCAGTGCCTACACTGGGAGCGGCTTGCTGCGCCTGCTGGCCGATGGGCGGCCTGATGCTGGTTTTACGCCAGGAACCTCCAGCGTTAGTGTCGTGGTAAATGACGTGCTGCCCCTGGCCAACGGGCAGGTGCTGGTTGGTGGACACTTCAGCAACTATAATGGGGCAAGCCGGGTGAATATGGTGCGGCTGAATGCTGACGGTAGCGCCGACCCGGGCTTCAACGCCAATATGGCATCTAGCGCCATTAGTAGCACCGGCGTCAGCTTCATAGCGCCCCAGCCCAACGGCCGTTTACTTATTGGCTCGGGCCTTACCATGCGCATTAACGGGGTAAACCAGGGCACCTTGATGCGGCTGCTCCCGAACGGCGACCTGGATGCTTCTTTTGCCAACAGCACAACCCTGGTAAACGGACAAGTGAACAGCGCCATCGTGCAGCCCTCCGGTGAAATCATTGTGGGCGGGCAGTTCAGCCAGATTGCGGGCCAAACGCGCTGGTCGGTGGCCCGCCTGACGGCCCCGCAGGTGCTAGCCGCTGAGCCTACAGTTGCCGATGCTACTACCGGTATCTGGCCCAGCCCGGCCCACGACCAGCTGCACCTGCGGCTGAACATGACTCTGCAGCCCCGGCAAGTTGAGCTTCTGGACCTGACGGGCCGCTGCCTGCGCCAGACGGCGGCCCCGCAGGCCAGCACCGAGTTGTCGGTGCGGGGCTTGGCTGCGGGCGTGTACCTACTGCGTGTCCATTACGCGGCCGGGCCCATGACGCGCCGCATTGTGGTAGAGTAG
- a CDS encoding DUF6188 family protein, whose amino-acid sequence MALKKKNGGFELPIIGLRVAQIVYSGRLKLVFDDAEQSRLDLDGAFSITRYDQTIRFEPLSKEAYMCGYDILSLGIKAATGGTHGTLLLVFENGWELYVEDGPYENWHYTKRSLCNPSANLYVHGGVGQTSY is encoded by the coding sequence GTGGCGCTAAAAAAGAAAAATGGTGGTTTTGAATTGCCAATAATCGGGTTGCGGGTAGCGCAGATTGTCTATTCTGGGCGCTTAAAACTGGTTTTTGATGATGCTGAACAAAGCCGGCTCGATCTTGACGGCGCATTCAGTATTACCCGTTATGATCAAACCATTCGTTTCGAGCCACTTTCCAAAGAGGCTTATATGTGTGGCTACGATATCTTGAGCTTAGGAATTAAGGCGGCAACGGGCGGCACTCATGGGACGCTGCTGCTCGTTTTTGAAAATGGCTGGGAACTGTACGTAGAGGACGGCCCGTATGAGAATTGGCACTACACGAAAAGAAGCCTTTGTAATCCTTCTGCCAACCTGTATGTGCATGGCGGGGTAGGCCAAACATCTTATTGA